The genomic segment GGCCGAGCCGGGCGGGGCCGAGCCGGGTCGGTTCGGCATCGACGACCGCCGGCAGCTCCGGGGTGAATGGGCGATGGCGGCGGGGTGCCGGCGGGCTGGCCGGGCAGCTGCGTGGTTCTGCCCGGGACGGGCGATTAACGGCCGGTGACCTGGGCGGCTGTGTCACCGGGCGTCGGGCTGTGCGGTTATTGTCCGGCTGCGGCGGTAGGGTGGCCCAATGACCACTGCCGACCAGACGCATCCGCTGATGGACGCCACCTCGGTGCTCAACCTGGACACCCTGGCCGAGATGCTCGGCGATTCCCGGGTCGATCACAACGCCGCTGTCGCCGACGCCCTGCCGCCCTACCTTGCGGTGCTGCTGGTGCGCGGCGGCCCGCAGACCGGCGCCCAGTTCCTGCTCGACCGGGAGGTCGTCACGGCCGGCCGGCACCCGGACGGCGACATCTTCCTGGACGACG from the Actinocatenispora thailandica genome contains:
- a CDS encoding FHA domain-containing protein — encoded protein: MTTADQTHPLMDATSVLNLDTLAEMLGDSRVDHNAAVADALPPYLAVLLVRGGPQTGAQFLLDREVVTAGRHPDGDIFLDDVTVSRRHAEFLRDGTRFSVRDLGSLNGTHLNDERVESAVLSHGDEIRIGKFRLVFIAPSAG